A single Corynebacterium stationis DNA region contains:
- a CDS encoding FAD/NAD(P)-binding protein yields MSSTPTRGTTSTATSPHASIAIVGAGPRGISIIERIAAYLGRSGAAVGDSAQFTIHLIDDAQHGAGRIWDTEQTHTLCMNTLAGAVTLFTEPGSTVGAPVLEGPIQYEWIQLLRGEREGIDKPKQELFDAFPPHPSIAKEFAAEIAATVPESNPSRALYGAYLRWALEVALAQLPDGVEVINHRARALNIRSAEDADLIELSTGETVEAHATVLASGWTQPAANAEEEIFANSGLTWIRPNNPIEQDLSVVPAGADVLVRGLGMGFFDVMALLTIDRGGEFIPDHSARAGLSYVPSGNEPHFYVGSGRGYPYLPKSEYHSLPPKANLARLKEVIAAYQDAPEQSIDFGAEVWPAIVRDAYTEYYTTLHRVRPESLTATLEEVLSVIESVAVPSNSNDASALPAALGAALQDLTTEPFELTDWIAPLSKKGVGVADFTTRELTTRIASRLDRDIREAVAARNSPLKSGLWAISAARKPASILGSNGRFIWETRTGAYKEFMTLGQMVGSGPPLFRTRQLLALVDAGLVTFVGDRTSVTIKTPPASSQQEFVMTSGSRAVHSPVLIDAWMHQPDVRHPGDSLELSIANRVTPFIEGGNETGSPATDDETRRTIHSDGSKDPRLHVAGIPTYSQWPDTTISPMPGTNPLMLQETDKVARSLLVTVGVKI; encoded by the coding sequence ATGTCTTCTACCCCCACTCGAGGCACCACCTCCACTGCCACTTCCCCGCACGCCTCGATCGCCATTGTGGGTGCAGGACCCCGCGGGATCTCCATTATCGAAAGAATCGCCGCTTATCTCGGCAGGTCGGGTGCCGCAGTCGGTGACAGCGCCCAGTTCACGATTCACTTGATTGACGACGCGCAGCACGGCGCCGGGCGCATCTGGGACACGGAGCAAACCCACACTTTGTGCATGAATACCCTCGCAGGGGCCGTCACGCTCTTTACCGAGCCCGGCTCCACCGTCGGCGCGCCCGTTTTGGAAGGGCCCATCCAGTACGAATGGATTCAGCTGTTGCGTGGGGAGCGCGAGGGCATCGACAAGCCAAAGCAAGAGCTTTTCGATGCCTTCCCGCCGCATCCTTCCATCGCAAAGGAATTCGCGGCGGAGATCGCTGCGACGGTGCCCGAATCCAACCCTTCGCGCGCCCTCTACGGCGCCTACCTGCGCTGGGCACTAGAGGTTGCCCTGGCGCAACTACCTGACGGTGTTGAAGTGATTAACCACCGTGCCCGCGCGCTGAACATTCGTTCAGCAGAAGACGCGGACCTCATTGAGCTCTCTACCGGTGAGACCGTCGAAGCGCACGCTACCGTGCTGGCCTCTGGATGGACACAGCCTGCAGCCAATGCCGAAGAAGAAATCTTTGCCAACTCCGGGCTGACCTGGATTCGGCCTAATAACCCCATTGAACAGGACCTCTCCGTCGTCCCCGCTGGCGCCGACGTACTGGTGCGCGGGCTGGGCATGGGCTTTTTCGATGTCATGGCACTGTTGACCATCGACCGCGGCGGCGAATTCATCCCTGATCACTCCGCGCGCGCCGGGCTGAGCTATGTCCCTTCCGGAAATGAACCGCACTTTTATGTCGGCTCCGGCCGCGGCTACCCTTACCTGCCTAAATCGGAATATCACTCCCTGCCACCCAAGGCGAACCTTGCGCGTTTGAAGGAAGTTATCGCCGCGTATCAGGACGCCCCAGAGCAATCCATCGACTTCGGAGCCGAGGTGTGGCCGGCGATTGTGCGCGATGCCTACACCGAGTACTACACCACCTTGCACCGCGTGCGCCCTGAATCTCTCACCGCGACCTTAGAAGAGGTTCTTTCAGTCATCGAGTCCGTTGCCGTACCTTCCAACAGCAATGACGCCAGCGCCCTGCCTGCTGCCCTGGGCGCTGCGCTGCAGGATCTGACCACGGAGCCTTTCGAGCTCACTGACTGGATCGCACCACTATCGAAGAAGGGCGTCGGGGTTGCTGATTTCACTACCCGCGAGCTGACCACGCGGATTGCGAGCCGCCTTGATCGCGATATCCGCGAAGCCGTCGCCGCGCGCAACTCCCCACTGAAATCCGGCCTATGGGCTATTTCTGCAGCCCGCAAACCAGCCTCCATTTTGGGTTCCAATGGCCGCTTCATCTGGGAAACCCGCACGGGTGCCTACAAGGAATTTATGACTTTGGGACAGATGGTTGGCTCTGGCCCACCACTATTCCGCACCCGTCAATTGCTCGCCTTAGTCGATGCCGGCCTGGTCACCTTCGTCGGCGACCGCACCTCCGTGACGATTAAGACCCCGCCGGCCAGCAGCCAACAGGAATTCGTCATGACTTCAGGCTCCCGTGCCGTGCATTCGCCAGTGCTTATCGATGCCTGGATGCACCAGCCCGATGTCCGCCACCCCGGCGACAGCCTCGAGTTGTCTATTGCCAACCGCGTCACCCCATTTATCGAAGGCGGGAATGAGACCGGCTCCCCTGCCACCGACGATGAAACACGTCGCACCATCCACTCAGATGGATCAAAAGATCCGCGCCTGCACGTTGCGGGAATCCCGACCTATTCGCAGTGGCCAGACACCACAATTTCGCCAATGCCAGGGACGAATCCTCTCATGCTGCAGGAAACCGATAAGGTGGCGCGCAGCCTGCTTGTGACAGTGGGTGTAAAAATTTAA
- a CDS encoding TIGR04028 family ABC transporter substrate-binding protein has translation MVAACTTNAESEEGSVDEQAGIEANEITYLEPQFFRTLYPPAAGFYPNGAVVNQITDRLLYQDPETLELSPWIATDLPEINEDATEFTFDIRTDVSYSDGTPLTAENVVRNIDLYGQGDDERLLNVSEQISNYERGEVIDEDTVKFYFSEPSPGFEQAVSSFNAGLLADSTLELDNEGFGPGNAEAIIGSGPFVIDGEKLGTDLHLSAREDYDWAPPAHEHQGRAQLDGINYVLAAEESMRTGAITSNQVQIVRQVSAPQESHLEDADINVISHGTNGMNNQLAFRFNVWPFNDKAVREAVIHGVDREQIIHVLFSESYPLATSTMAKNARGYKDQSAAYDFDPELSKQLLDDAGWEPSADGIRVKDGKRLSITAKLAMPQPRSREVITMIQEQLRGIGIELHLNSGDQATQDSDSKDPNKIQLDHTMVGRADYDVIKSHYSVDNRDSFINQDEDGNVLDQHLEDLLSDVVATADDEGRAEATAAVQDYVTEQAYALPLFEEPVVYAVQPYLKGFAPEAIGRPSFYGAWIDHKEVK, from the coding sequence ATGGTGGCCGCGTGCACGACAAACGCAGAGAGCGAAGAGGGGAGCGTCGACGAGCAGGCCGGCATCGAAGCCAACGAGATTACTTACCTCGAACCGCAATTCTTCCGCACCCTGTACCCGCCAGCAGCAGGGTTTTACCCCAATGGCGCGGTAGTAAATCAGATTACTGACCGCCTGTTGTACCAGGACCCGGAAACCTTGGAGCTATCCCCGTGGATCGCGACGGACCTGCCGGAGATCAATGAGGATGCGACTGAATTTACTTTCGATATCCGCACCGATGTCAGCTACTCGGACGGCACGCCGCTCACGGCTGAAAATGTCGTGCGCAATATTGACCTTTACGGCCAGGGCGATGATGAGCGACTACTCAATGTTTCTGAGCAGATCTCCAACTATGAGCGCGGGGAAGTCATTGATGAAGACACCGTGAAGTTCTACTTCTCCGAGCCTTCGCCGGGCTTTGAGCAGGCGGTTTCGTCCTTTAACGCCGGCCTGTTGGCGGATTCCACCTTGGAGTTGGACAACGAGGGCTTTGGCCCTGGCAACGCTGAGGCGATTATCGGCTCTGGCCCCTTCGTCATTGATGGCGAAAAGCTCGGCACTGACCTGCACCTGTCCGCGCGCGAGGACTATGACTGGGCGCCGCCCGCGCACGAGCATCAAGGCCGCGCACAGCTCGATGGCATTAATTATGTACTCGCAGCTGAAGAGTCCATGCGTACCGGCGCGATTACGTCCAACCAAGTACAAATCGTGCGTCAGGTATCTGCTCCGCAGGAATCGCACTTAGAAGATGCTGACATCAACGTGATTTCGCATGGCACCAACGGCATGAATAACCAGCTGGCATTCCGCTTTAATGTCTGGCCATTTAACGACAAGGCCGTACGCGAGGCGGTTATCCACGGCGTGGACCGCGAGCAGATTATTCACGTGCTTTTCTCCGAGTCTTATCCGCTAGCGACTTCCACGATGGCCAAAAATGCCCGTGGTTACAAGGATCAAAGCGCAGCTTATGACTTTGATCCCGAGCTGTCTAAGCAGCTTCTCGATGACGCCGGGTGGGAACCAAGTGCCGATGGCATCCGCGTCAAAGATGGCAAGCGCTTGAGTATTACTGCCAAGCTGGCGATGCCGCAGCCGCGTTCGCGAGAGGTCATCACCATGATTCAGGAGCAGCTGCGCGGCATTGGCATCGAGTTGCACCTCAATTCCGGTGACCAAGCCACCCAGGACTCCGATTCCAAGGATCCAAATAAGATTCAGCTGGACCACACGATGGTCGGACGGGCGGACTATGACGTGATTAAGTCGCACTATTCCGTCGATAACCGCGACTCTTTCATCAACCAGGATGAGGACGGCAACGTATTGGACCAGCACTTAGAGGACCTGCTGAGTGATGTGGTCGCTACCGCCGATGACGAAGGCCGCGCAGAAGCCACCGCCGCCGTGCAGGATTACGTCACTGAGCAGGCTTATGCCTTGCCGCTTTTCGAGGAACCCGTCGTCTACGCGGTGCAGCCGTACCTCAAGGGCTTTGCACCGGAGGCGATTGGCCGCCCCAGCTTCTACGGCGCGTGGATCGACCACAAGGAGGTCAAGTAA
- a CDS encoding ABC transporter permease: protein MTSSALARRIGQSILMLFITFTVAFFLLSALPSDGVMARYGAPALGLSQAEIAGIREEMGIDKPILVQFITTLGGFLTGNFGTSVQTGTAVSTMVAENLPHTLTLATTSVGLAVIIALIVAYLATVPGLGFIGTFFRSLPSLLVSLPGFWLAILLLQFFSFRLGWVSAINPGAIEGLILPTLTLVVPMAAPLIQVLIRSIDEVNQLSFVQVVRAKGASEAWIFWRNVLRNAILPALTMVGLLFGELVGGAVVTETVFGRAGLGNMTVQAVSNRDTPVLLAVVVIAATAYIIINLIVDLLYPVLDVRLRRKVK, encoded by the coding sequence ATGACTAGCTCGGCTCTGGCTCGTCGCATCGGGCAATCCATCCTGATGCTCTTTATAACATTCACTGTCGCATTTTTCCTTCTCTCAGCGCTGCCTTCCGATGGTGTGATGGCGCGCTACGGCGCTCCCGCGTTGGGGCTTTCCCAGGCGGAGATCGCTGGTATTAGGGAAGAGATGGGCATCGACAAGCCAATCTTGGTGCAATTTATTACCACCTTAGGAGGCTTTCTCACTGGTAACTTTGGTACCTCTGTGCAAACTGGCACTGCCGTATCGACGATGGTCGCTGAAAACCTCCCGCACACCCTAACGCTTGCAACCACCTCGGTAGGTCTCGCCGTCATTATCGCCTTGATTGTTGCCTACCTGGCGACGGTGCCGGGCCTGGGCTTTATCGGAACCTTCTTCCGCAGCCTGCCATCGCTGCTGGTCTCACTCCCAGGCTTTTGGCTCGCGATTTTGCTCCTGCAATTCTTCTCCTTCCGCCTGGGTTGGGTCTCGGCCATCAACCCTGGTGCGATTGAAGGCCTCATCCTGCCTACGCTGACCTTGGTGGTGCCCATGGCCGCGCCGCTGATCCAAGTGCTCATTCGCTCTATCGATGAGGTCAACCAACTGTCCTTTGTGCAGGTGGTACGAGCCAAGGGCGCATCGGAAGCCTGGATCTTTTGGCGCAATGTGCTGCGCAATGCCATCTTGCCGGCGCTGACGATGGTCGGCCTGCTCTTCGGCGAGCTCGTCGGCGGCGCAGTCGTGACCGAAACCGTCTTCGGCCGCGCAGGCCTGGGCAATATGACGGTGCAAGCTGTCTCCAACCGCGACACCCCAGTGCTTTTGGCAGTGGTGGTCATCGCCGCAACCGCGTACATCATCATCAACCTGATCGTGGACTTGCTATACCCAGTCCTTGACGTGCGCTTGCGCAGGAAGGTTAAGTAA
- a CDS encoding ABC transporter permease, with protein MTNQTSIPQHEQSRLQSTSKRHKGRNPWLTPGSVIASIILVIAFAWALFPSLFTSLDAYAGTDVALQAPSSAHWLGTDAVGRDVYARIIYGAQQSLFGALIAVAVGLVLGTLLGLIAGTRGGWVDAVIMRLVDVLLSIPGILLSLSIIIILGFGSTNAAFAVGMTSVATFARLARSQVMSVAKADFIEAAYGSGASGTQVLFKHVLPNSLTPVIALATLQFGSAILQLAILGFLGYGAPPPIPEWGLIIADGRDFVATAWWVVTFPGLAIIAVVMAANHLSHNIHTEA; from the coding sequence ATGACTAATCAGACATCAATCCCACAGCACGAGCAATCACGTCTGCAGTCGACCAGCAAACGCCACAAGGGACGCAACCCGTGGCTAACCCCGGGCTCTGTCATCGCGAGCATCATTTTGGTCATCGCCTTTGCCTGGGCGCTGTTTCCGAGCCTATTTACCAGCCTTGACGCCTATGCCGGCACCGATGTGGCCCTGCAAGCACCAAGCAGCGCGCACTGGCTGGGCACCGACGCCGTGGGCCGCGATGTTTATGCCCGCATCATCTACGGCGCGCAACAATCCCTCTTCGGCGCCCTGATTGCCGTGGCCGTGGGCCTAGTGCTGGGCACTTTGCTGGGACTTATTGCCGGCACCCGCGGCGGCTGGGTCGATGCCGTTATCATGCGGCTTGTCGATGTCCTGCTGTCCATCCCTGGCATTCTGCTTTCCCTTTCGATCATCATCATCTTGGGCTTTGGTTCCACCAACGCTGCCTTTGCCGTTGGTATGACCTCGGTTGCTACCTTTGCGCGCCTAGCGCGCTCGCAGGTGATGAGCGTGGCGAAAGCGGACTTTATTGAAGCCGCTTATGGCTCTGGCGCCTCCGGCACACAAGTACTGTTTAAGCACGTCCTGCCGAACTCTTTGACCCCGGTCATTGCGCTGGCCACCCTGCAATTCGGTAGTGCCATCCTGCAGCTCGCCATCTTGGGCTTTTTGGGCTACGGTGCACCACCTCCAATCCCGGAGTGGGGCTTGATTATCGCCGATGGCCGCGACTTCGTCGCCACCGCCTGGTGGGTTGTCACCTTCCCAGGTCTTGCGATTATCGCGGTAGTCATGGCTGCCAACCACCTGTCTCACAACATCCACACGGAGGCTTAA
- a CDS encoding dipeptide ABC transporter ATP-binding protein, protein MSQALLHIDNLAVSYHTRRGDVAAVSGVSLEVHPGEITAIVGESGSGKSTTAMAAIGLLPRSASVDTGEVHFKGRDITNLSNSQWRQLRGQQIALIPQDPNNSLNPVKTIGASVEEAMVIHRHGTAAERKRRAIELLETVGIDDPQRRYGQYPHELSGGMKQRVLIAAALSLEPELIIADEPTSALDVTVQKVILDLLDRMREELGLGILFITHDLAVAGDRADRIVVMEKGQVREEGLAANVLTDPQDDYSKRLLADAPSLATAQIHRQAAPALSTLTEEAAGAGSQPLVKVEGLSKKYGDFTAVQDISFEVRPGSTHALVGESGSGKTTTGRMISLFETPTAGSITVDGVDILAANAAERKELRSNIQLVYQNPYSSLDPRMRIGDIIAEPFRNFTRASKSKAQARAKEYLELVSLDADMYARRPRELSGGQRQRVAIARALIVEPELVILDEAVSALDVTVQAQIIRLLDKLQKDLSLTYIFISHDLAVVRQISDTVSVLRRGEQVEQGITEEVFRAPQSEFTRNLIGAIPGQRYRAGDLNLGL, encoded by the coding sequence ATGTCTCAAGCATTGCTTCATATTGACAACCTGGCGGTTAGCTACCACACCCGCCGCGGAGATGTCGCTGCAGTATCAGGTGTGAGCCTAGAAGTTCATCCAGGTGAGATTACTGCGATCGTCGGCGAGTCCGGCTCCGGTAAATCCACAACAGCGATGGCCGCCATTGGCCTTTTGCCGCGCAGCGCCAGCGTGGATACCGGCGAGGTGCACTTCAAAGGCCGCGATATCACCAATTTGTCTAATTCACAGTGGCGTCAGCTTCGTGGGCAGCAGATTGCGCTGATTCCGCAGGACCCGAACAACTCCCTAAACCCGGTCAAAACCATTGGCGCTTCCGTGGAAGAAGCCATGGTAATTCACCGCCATGGCACGGCTGCAGAACGCAAGCGCCGCGCGATTGAACTGTTGGAAACCGTCGGCATTGACGACCCGCAGCGCCGGTATGGCCAATATCCGCATGAGCTTTCCGGTGGCATGAAGCAGCGCGTGCTCATTGCTGCAGCGTTGTCTTTAGAGCCCGAGCTGATCATCGCCGATGAGCCGACTTCGGCGCTCGATGTCACCGTGCAAAAGGTCATTTTGGACCTGCTGGACCGCATGCGCGAAGAGCTAGGCCTAGGCATCTTATTTATTACCCACGACCTCGCGGTGGCCGGCGATCGCGCCGACCGCATCGTGGTGATGGAAAAGGGCCAAGTCCGCGAAGAGGGATTGGCCGCTAACGTGCTCACCGATCCCCAGGACGACTACTCCAAGCGCTTGCTTGCCGATGCTCCGTCGCTCGCCACCGCACAAATCCACCGCCAAGCGGCTCCAGCACTGAGTACTTTGACCGAGGAGGCTGCCGGAGCAGGCAGCCAGCCTTTGGTAAAGGTAGAAGGCCTGAGTAAAAAGTACGGGGATTTCACTGCCGTGCAGGATATCTCCTTTGAGGTGCGCCCCGGTTCCACCCACGCGCTAGTCGGGGAGTCCGGTTCCGGTAAGACCACCACCGGCCGCATGATCTCCTTATTCGAGACCCCGACAGCAGGCTCAATCACGGTGGATGGGGTCGATATCCTGGCTGCTAACGCTGCCGAGCGTAAAGAACTGCGTAGCAATATCCAGCTGGTCTATCAGAACCCATACTCGTCACTAGACCCGCGCATGCGTATTGGCGATATCATTGCCGAGCCTTTCCGCAACTTCACCCGCGCTTCCAAATCCAAAGCCCAGGCGCGCGCCAAGGAGTACTTGGAATTAGTTTCCTTGGATGCTGATATGTACGCGCGCCGCCCCCGTGAGCTATCCGGTGGGCAGCGCCAACGTGTAGCCATTGCCCGCGCGCTCATCGTAGAGCCCGAGCTGGTCATTTTAGACGAGGCAGTCTCGGCCCTCGACGTTACCGTGCAAGCCCAGATCATCCGCCTTTTGGATAAGCTGCAGAAAGACTTGAGCTTGACGTACATTTTCATCTCGCATGACCTTGCGGTGGTGCGCCAGATTTCCGATACCGTGAGCGTTTTGCGCCGCGGTGAACAAGTCGAGCAAGGCATTACTGAAGAGGTCTTCCGTGCGCCGCAGTCAGAATTTACCCGCAACCTCATCGGGGCTATTCCCGGGCAGCGCTACCGCGCAGGCGACCTGAACTTAGGGCTTTAA
- a CDS encoding alkylhydroperoxidase domain protein, which produces MTDIINQLAGLDGTEFVALRERRSDAVTNAQISFQALLEPENPGEFTYAERYAVAAFITGISQADRAAQFYLDLLADESDDALVATVQGAIAAGTTTGPFHDGNFTVFDASSALGPRLAAAFDFAHLLTFHPKDASPAAVGHLDVAGWSADEIVSLSQLISFLAFQQRVVHGMQVLAGAAPQLVSPQASQEHASQAVANPSWEATENILIPEVVKPAKFVNHSLGWEPWVPAMAKADLTDEHIDALIKPERADMPYFRLLARDPQALKARTLTDLDIFYNTEGGLARAERELAATVASRFNGCEYCASVHQARAKEEGGDAAAIDRLLDEGITVELGSSLWSAIRDAAVALTATPFAFNDENVTALREAGLDDLSIIDVINSSAFFNWANRLMLTLGEPNVPKRFR; this is translated from the coding sequence ATGACCGATATTATTAATCAACTAGCTGGCCTTGACGGAACGGAGTTCGTCGCGCTGCGTGAGCGTCGCTCTGATGCTGTCACGAACGCGCAGATTAGCTTCCAAGCACTGCTGGAGCCAGAAAATCCTGGCGAATTCACCTACGCAGAACGCTACGCTGTCGCAGCTTTCATCACCGGCATTTCACAGGCAGACCGCGCAGCGCAGTTCTACCTCGACCTGCTTGCCGATGAATCCGATGACGCACTTGTCGCTACCGTCCAAGGAGCCATCGCTGCCGGGACCACGACTGGCCCTTTCCACGACGGTAACTTCACTGTCTTCGACGCAAGTTCCGCGCTCGGCCCACGACTGGCAGCTGCCTTCGATTTTGCGCACCTTCTGACCTTCCATCCAAAAGACGCCAGCCCCGCTGCGGTTGGACATCTGGATGTCGCTGGCTGGTCCGCCGATGAGATTGTCTCCCTGAGCCAGTTGATTTCCTTCCTCGCGTTTCAACAGCGCGTTGTTCACGGCATGCAAGTCTTGGCAGGCGCCGCGCCGCAGTTGGTGTCGCCACAAGCCTCCCAGGAGCATGCTTCTCAGGCCGTGGCTAACCCCAGCTGGGAAGCAACCGAGAATATCTTGATTCCCGAGGTAGTAAAGCCTGCGAAGTTCGTCAATCACTCACTCGGCTGGGAGCCCTGGGTGCCAGCGATGGCCAAGGCAGACCTCACCGACGAGCACATCGACGCCCTTATCAAGCCGGAGCGTGCGGACATGCCTTACTTCCGTTTGCTGGCTCGTGACCCGCAGGCTCTCAAGGCACGCACCTTGACCGACCTCGATATTTTCTACAACACCGAGGGCGGACTCGCCCGGGCCGAGCGTGAATTAGCTGCTACCGTGGCCTCCCGCTTCAACGGCTGCGAATACTGCGCCTCAGTGCACCAGGCGCGAGCCAAGGAAGAAGGCGGTGATGCCGCAGCCATCGATCGCTTGTTGGACGAAGGCATTACCGTCGAGCTCGGTTCTTCGCTGTGGTCTGCCATTCGCGATGCAGCGGTAGCGCTAACCGCGACCCCGTTCGCATTCAACGATGAGAACGTCACCGCACTGCGCGAGGCCGGTCTTGATGACCTGAGCATCATCGACGTCATCAATTCCTCCGCATTTTTCAACTGGGCCAACCGCTTAATGCTGACCTTGGGCGAACCAAACGTTCCCAAGCGCTTTCGCTAA
- a CDS encoding HNH endonuclease signature motif containing protein has product MAGYNPTSQNQDPQIARGIIRESIAHISSGLTNLQAATHSVETLKFHDIYLLMEDLEEAFGKKTFVDAAFAFLAQRDDAGRLVSSAHATEYFIKRMNLSYGEAMDRLRNAESLFGKDVEPDLGPPPTPEPESNPEDLPADDHSADSNDAEEKAKEAERKAREEREARQRAEREREAQERAERENEAKARNRDKIGTGSIPADVLRMIDFELKQLDRYAKPGRHELRSMAIDKARELSKSQLKTWLRRAIRQANANAVMPNGERDHTAQLAKRELHISEPDAEGMVSIRGKLDPVSAAIFAKAMSPAARPGFDREETGFDDTRSLPQRRADQLTQLCSNFMTSRNPNSGLSSIVVSATRQELENLSPDTLLPTDTGIYLTPLDLIRLGAAGSDYLCIMDDTDFQPLALGRSKRSATLAQKLALIASEMVCSHDGCEVSAMNCDVHHIVAWSYQGVTDLKNLTLRCRRHHGDNNDAQDFRHNMAHAARCPDTERAGTQYPHEDGLRFNDSVAAQQSAHHKLKTQGPPTESPPPPGDDDDGTVQPDLFAPA; this is encoded by the coding sequence ATGGCTGGCTACAACCCCACATCACAAAATCAAGATCCGCAGATTGCACGGGGGATTATTCGCGAATCTATCGCACATATCTCTTCCGGTTTAACCAACTTGCAAGCCGCCACGCATTCGGTGGAAACACTCAAGTTCCACGACATCTACCTGTTGATGGAAGACCTCGAGGAAGCTTTCGGCAAGAAGACCTTTGTGGATGCCGCATTCGCTTTCCTGGCTCAGCGTGATGATGCGGGGCGCCTTGTCTCTTCTGCTCACGCTACTGAATACTTCATCAAAAGGATGAACCTGTCTTATGGCGAAGCAATGGACAGGCTCCGCAATGCAGAATCACTGTTTGGCAAGGATGTCGAGCCTGACCTTGGCCCACCACCCACTCCGGAGCCAGAGTCAAATCCTGAAGATTTGCCTGCCGATGATCACTCCGCTGACTCCAACGATGCGGAAGAAAAGGCTAAAGAAGCCGAGCGAAAAGCACGTGAGGAACGAGAGGCTCGTCAACGGGCCGAGCGTGAGCGTGAAGCTCAAGAGCGTGCTGAGCGTGAAAATGAAGCCAAAGCGCGAAATCGCGACAAGATTGGCACCGGTTCAATTCCGGCCGATGTGCTGCGGATGATTGACTTTGAACTCAAGCAGCTAGATCGCTACGCCAAACCCGGCCGTCACGAATTGCGCTCGATGGCAATTGACAAGGCGCGCGAGCTTTCAAAATCCCAGCTCAAGACGTGGCTGCGCAGGGCTATCCGTCAGGCCAATGCCAACGCCGTTATGCCCAATGGTGAGCGTGACCATACCGCGCAACTAGCTAAGCGCGAATTGCACATCTCAGAACCTGATGCTGAAGGCATGGTTTCTATCCGCGGCAAGCTAGACCCAGTATCAGCAGCCATTTTCGCCAAAGCGATGTCACCGGCTGCGCGGCCTGGCTTCGATAGAGAAGAAACCGGTTTCGACGATACTCGCAGCTTGCCCCAGCGCCGTGCGGACCAGCTCACGCAGTTGTGCTCTAACTTTATGACTAGCCGAAACCCGAATTCTGGCCTGTCCTCCATCGTAGTGTCGGCAACGCGTCAGGAATTGGAAAACCTCTCCCCTGACACCTTGCTGCCAACCGATACGGGAATTTATCTCACCCCGCTGGACCTTATCCGGCTCGGAGCCGCGGGAAGTGACTACCTGTGCATCATGGATGACACTGACTTTCAGCCTCTGGCGCTAGGACGTAGCAAGCGAAGCGCAACGCTAGCGCAAAAGCTGGCGCTGATAGCTTCGGAGATGGTGTGCTCGCACGATGGCTGTGAAGTTTCTGCCATGAATTGCGACGTTCACCATATCGTTGCGTGGAGCTATCAAGGGGTAACTGACCTGAAAAATCTCACACTGCGGTGTCGTAGGCATCATGGCGATAACAATGATGCGCAGGATTTCCGTCACAATATGGCACATGCTGCCCGATGTCCCGATACCGAGCGGGCCGGAACTCAGTATCCTCATGAAGATGGATTGAGGTTCAATGATTCCGTCGCTGCACAACAGTCAGCGCATCATAAGCTCAAGACTCAAGGCCCACCGACCGAAAGTCCTCCGCCCCCAGGCGATGACGATGATGGAACCGTTCAACCGGATCTATTTGCTCCCGCATAA
- a CDS encoding 3-methyladenine DNA glycosylase has product MIFLDPSEWGARMQAHQHRADELLAAYRHPGEKHPVYDFLFNYYPVRPKHLRQWHPGVGVKLLGAVEAPHATWRDYVVDDNGVALDIPAFWARRGDSMEHIRTLMENSAANPSRFECFGLHEWAMLYKSGDARHDLPLRLGQAGTDEVVETHRIRCSHYDAFRFFTPPARPLNLTVLHREDQVRVEQAGCVHATMDLYKWAWKMGPLVPGELFLDALELAVDARILDMEASPYDCRELGFSVVAIETTEGKAEYVRRQRALADRAKPMRSRLVALIEEAKRANLSSDNTVA; this is encoded by the coding sequence ATGATTTTCCTCGACCCTTCCGAATGGGGTGCGCGCATGCAGGCGCACCAACACCGCGCGGATGAGTTGCTTGCTGCTTATCGGCATCCCGGTGAAAAGCACCCCGTGTACGACTTTTTATTCAACTACTACCCTGTGCGCCCCAAGCACCTGCGGCAATGGCATCCCGGCGTCGGAGTTAAGCTGCTAGGAGCGGTTGAAGCACCGCATGCCACCTGGCGCGACTACGTTGTCGATGACAATGGGGTTGCGCTGGATATCCCGGCCTTCTGGGCGCGTCGCGGCGACTCGATGGAACACATCCGCACGCTGATGGAGAACTCTGCTGCGAATCCTTCCCGATTTGAATGTTTCGGGCTGCACGAGTGGGCGATGTTGTATAAGTCTGGGGATGCTCGCCACGATTTACCGCTGCGACTGGGTCAAGCTGGGACCGATGAAGTGGTGGAAACCCACCGCATTCGTTGCTCCCATTATGATGCTTTCCGCTTCTTTACCCCACCCGCGCGCCCCTTGAACCTCACAGTCTTGCACCGCGAAGACCAAGTTCGCGTCGAACAAGCTGGCTGTGTGCACGCCACAATGGACTTGTACAAATGGGCATGGAAGATGGGCCCCTTAGTGCCTGGCGAGCTTTTTCTAGACGCGCTAGAACTAGCTGTCGATGCGCGCATTCTAGACATGGAGGCTTCCCCCTACGACTGCCGTGAGCTAGGGTTTTCGGTAGTTGCGATTGAAACTACCGAAGGTAAGGCTGAATATGTGCGGCGCCAACGCGCCCTGGCAGACCGCGCAAAGCCGATGCGCAGTCGGCTTGTCGCACTCATTGAGGAAGCTAAACGCGCTAATCTAAGTTCCGATAATACTGTGGCGTAG